A window of the Fusarium fujikuroi IMI 58289 draft genome, chromosome FFUJ_chr09 genome harbors these coding sequences:
- a CDS encoding UME3-like cyclin, translating into MSANYWHSTQCRFWSFTKEQLVTMRQKLEEDNAELVRMFPLPQQRHLYIYFNQQLIRLAKRLTIRQQSMATAQVYMKRFYSKVEIRRTNPYLVIATAIYLACKIEESPQHIRLIVTEARQMWGDLVAIDTSKLGECEFFMISEMRSQLIVFQPYRTITALRNELSLVDDEVQLARSVINDHFMTDLPLLYPPHIIAMVAILLALVLRPNNSGPGQNTSGAAAAAGLAAAQQALMRAQGQQAQGGMPEPAAAEPKEKRQQDRVSRVQKFAKWLVDSNVEIASMVDATQEIISFYECYEHYNDKLTREQINRFVKARGLDK; encoded by the exons ATGTCGGCCAATTATTGGCACTCGACACAATGTCGCTTCTGGAGCTTCACCAAGGAACAGCTTGTGACAATGCGACAAAAGCTTGAAGAGGACAATGCCGAATTGGTGCGAATGTTTCCGCTTCCGCAGCAACGCCATCTGTACATATATTTTAATCAAC AATTGATACGGCTGGCGAAGCGATTAACGATCCGACAACAATCCATGGCCACGGCGCAGGTCTACATGAAGCGATTCTACTCCAAAGTCGAGATTCGTCGAACGAACCCGTACCTCGTCATAGCGACCGCGATATACTTAGCCTGCAAAATCGAAGAGTCTCCTCAACATATTCGACTCATCGTGACGGAGGCGCGACAGATGTGGGGAGATCTCGTGGCCATCGACACGTCCAAGCTGGGCGAGTGTGAGTTCTTCATGATAAGCGAGATGCGATCACAGTTGATTGTATTCCAACCGTATCGAACGATCACAGCCTTGCGAAATGAATTATCGTTGGTGGACGACGAAGTGCAACTGGCTCGCTCGGTCATCAACGATCACTTCATGACGGATCTTCCGCTCCTGTACCCTCCACATATTATCGCCATGGTTGCCATCCTActggccttggtgttgaggcccAATAACTCCGGTCCTGGCCAGAATACTTCTGGAGCGGCGGCGGCCGCAGGACTAGCAGCCGCTCAACAGGCGCTGATGCGAGCACAGGGCCAACAAGCACAAGGTGGAATGCCCGAGCCCGCTGCTGCAGAACCAAAGGAGAAGCGGCAACAAGATCGGGTGTCGCGCGTACAAAAGTTTGCGAAATGGCTGGTCGACAGCAACGTGGAGATTGCATCTATGGTGGATGCTACTCAGGAGATAATATCATTTTATGAATGCTATGAACATTACAACGACAAGCTCACTCGCGAACAGATCAACAGGTTTGTTAAGGCAAGAGGCTTAGATAAGTGA